CAGGTTCTCGTGCAGCTCGGCCAGCCGGGCCAGCACCTCCGCGCGGTGCTCCTCCAGCAGCGCCAGCCGTTCCGGCTCGTTGCCGCGGCCCGCGGCGACCAGGTCCGCGTACCGGCGGATCGTCCTGATCGGCATCCCCGTGGCCCGCAGCTTGGTGCAGACCTTGATCCACTCCAGGTCCAGCTTCCGGTAGCGCCGCCGGCCGCCGCTGGTGCGGTCGACCCGGGTCACCACCAGGCCCGCTCGTTCGTAGTAGCGCAGCGTGTGCGCGCTGACCCCGGTGCGGCGCGCCGCGTCCGCGATGGTCAGCCCCTCCGCGGGGATCGGCTTGACTTCGAGCACGCTCTAAATCTTAGCGTCGAATCCATGAACGTTCCGACTACGCACCGCCCGGCGCTCGTGCTCGCGATCTGCTGCGCCAGCATCGTCGTCGTGGTGATGGACATCTCCATCGTCACCGTCGCGCTGCCGTCGATCCGCCGCGACCTGGGCGCCTCCGTCTCCGGCCTGCAGTGGACGGTCGACGCCTACACGCTGGTCCTGGCGGCTTTCCTCGTGCTCGGCGGTTCGGCCGCCGACCGGTTCGGCCGCAAGCGCGTCTTCCAGTGCGGCCTGGCCGCCTTCGGTCTCGGGTCGCTGCTGTGCAGCCTGGCCCCCGGCATCGGCTGGCTGATCGCGGCCCGCGCGGTGCAGGCCGCCGGCGGCACCATGCTCAACCCGGTCGCGATGGCCATCGTCGCGACCACCTTCCCGGTCCCGGCCGAACGCGCCCGCGCCATCGGCGTGTTCGGCTCGATGTCCGGCCTGGCGCTGGCGCTCGGGCCGATCCTCGGCGGCGCGCTCGTCGACGGCTTCGGCTGGCGCGCCGTCTTCTGGGTCAACGTCCCGATCGTCGTCGCCGCGCTGGTCGCCACCGCGCTGTTCGTGCCGGAGTCCCGGGCGCTCCGGGCGCGCCGGTTCGACCCGGTGGGGCAGGTGCTGGTGGTCGTCGTGCTCGGCAGCGTCGTCGAAGCCATCGTCGAGGCGCGGTGGCTGGGCTGGACGTCGCCGTGGACCCTCGGCCTGCTCGCCCTGGCCGGGCTGGGCGTGCTGGGCATCCTCGCCTGCGAACCCCGCCGCGCCGACCCGCTGCTGGAACTGCGCCTGTTCCGCAGTGTCTCGTTCAGCGGGGCGATCGTGATGGCGCTGTTCTCGCTGTGCGGGTTCGGCGCGTTCCTCTTCGTCACCACGCAGTACCTGCAGGACGTCCGGGGCATGACGGCGCTTTCGGCGGGGTTGTGCCTGCTGCCGGTCGGCGTGCTCGTCGTGGCCCTGTCCCCGAGGGTCGGAAGGCTGGTCGGCACGCGCGGGCCGCGACTGCCGCTCGTCGTCGCCGGGGTCTCGCTCGCGGTCGGCGGCGCCGCGTCGGCGGGGCTCGGGCCGGTCACGCCGCTGCCCGTCGTGCTCGCGACCTTCGTGCTGTTCGGTGTCTTCCTCGGCACGGTGAACCCGCCGATCACCAACACCGCGGTTTCCGGGATGCCGGGCTCGATGGCGGGGCTGGCCTCGTCGCTGGCGTCGGCCGGCCGGCAGACCGGCACCACGCTGGGTGTCGCGGTCGCCGGGACGATCGCGGGGACGGGAGCGGGCAGCGCGGCCGGCGTGTGGTGGCTGGTCGCCGGGCTCGGCGCCGGCCTCCTCGCCCTGGCGCTGCTCAGCACCGG
This window of the Amycolatopsis balhimycina FH 1894 genome carries:
- a CDS encoding MerR family transcriptional regulator → MLEVKPIPAEGLTIADAARRTGVSAHTLRYYERAGLVVTRVDRTSGGRRRYRKLDLEWIKVCTKLRATGMPIRTIRRYADLVAAGRGNEPERLALLEEHRAEVLARLAELHENLELIDHKIGVYRGRLEAGDADGLWAPAEPR
- a CDS encoding MFS transporter, yielding MNVPTTHRPALVLAICCASIVVVVMDISIVTVALPSIRRDLGASVSGLQWTVDAYTLVLAAFLVLGGSAADRFGRKRVFQCGLAAFGLGSLLCSLAPGIGWLIAARAVQAAGGTMLNPVAMAIVATTFPVPAERARAIGVFGSMSGLALALGPILGGALVDGFGWRAVFWVNVPIVVAALVATALFVPESRALRARRFDPVGQVLVVVVLGSVVEAIVEARWLGWTSPWTLGLLALAGLGVLGILACEPRRADPLLELRLFRSVSFSGAIVMALFSLCGFGAFLFVTTQYLQDVRGMTALSAGLCLLPVGVLVVALSPRVGRLVGTRGPRLPLVVAGVSLAVGGAASAGLGPVTPLPVVLATFVLFGVFLGTVNPPITNTAVSGMPGSMAGLASSLASAGRQTGTTLGVAVAGTIAGTGAGSAAGVWWLVAGLGAGLLALALLSTGRRAAATADRAAGLFDELSLPRPTG